CAAATCTCCAATAATTCCATTTGGATAATCTGCTGGTCCGGGAAATGCGAAACTAATTGCTACCGGCTCTTCTTTTAATTTTGATTTTACTTCATTAAAACCTTCAACCAAAGTTGATAACATTTTTTCCAGATCTGTTGGTTGAGATGGATATTTTATTTCATCTAAAATTTGTTTATTTCCTTGAATTGCTGTAAACACTAAATTTGTACCGCCGGCATCAAGTGTCATAACAAGTCTTTTATCATTTTCAAAATTCATTTTAAACCTTATAATTGTGAGATTTTATTTACAATTTTTAATTAAGTCAAATTCGAGCAAATTATTCTAATAATTCTAAGCAATTTTTTTCTTTCCTTTTAGTGATAATACCAATAAATATGCAAAGCAAATTGCCGGAACAATATAAGCAAGAGTTAATAAATCTCTATCAACCAATTCTCCCATAATTAATGGAACAATTGCTCCACCGCTAATTGCCATAACCATTAAGCCGGAAAGCTCACTTGATCTTTCTGGTTTTTCTTCAATTGTAATTGAGAATAACATTGGCCAAATATTTGCGAATCCTAAACCGCCCAAAATAATTCCAATAATAGATAAATATTCTTGTCCAGTCATAATTAATATCACCCCTAATAATCCAAGTACAGCAGAAATTCTAAAAAAAGTTCTTGCGTTAATATTTATACTTCCGGCAACTAATCTGCCAAAAGTTATAGTTCCAAAAAAAACTGTTGGTCCCCATAATGCAGCTTTATCTGCAGAGAATCCAAAACTTTCCAATGATGGTTTTAAGAAACGTGCCATACAGACTTCAGCACCAACATAGAGAAATATTCCTAATACAGCTAAAGCAAATACTGGTTCATTTAAAAGTTTTAAAGATGATGAAATACTTGGAGGATCATCAGATTTTGTTTCATTCACTTTTAAAGATGCAACAGAAACAAATGCAATTATCATGAATAATAAAAATACTGGGAAAACACCTCTCCATCCCATAGTAGCAAAAATTGGAAGTATTAATACTAAACCAACTAAATACGCAGAGCCGGATGAACCAAGCCCTTTAATTCCTTGAGCTAATGCAAGATTCCTACTATACTTTCCTTCTTCACTTACATCATACATAATTGGATTTCCAGCGACTTGAAGAAAAGTTGTGCCCACACCTAACAGAAAAATACATATTACAAGTAATGTAAAACCGGGATCTATAAAAGTAGGTATTGCCATTGCTACAATGTTTAAACCTAATCCTATCAATAATAAATTCTTTTTTCCAATGCGAGCTGCCAAAACTCCACCAGGAACACTAAAAACCGCAAAAGCAATAAATACAAAAAATGTAAGCAAAGTTGCAACAACTGCACTTAATTCATAATTTTTTTCAACTGCACTTGCCATTGGTCCCATTGCATCTGCAACACCCATTACAAGAAATGTTAAAAATATTGGAATA
The nucleotide sequence above comes from Ignavibacteriota bacterium. Encoded proteins:
- a CDS encoding MFS transporter, whose protein sequence is MKLKTIPIFLTFLVMGVADAMGPMASAVEKNYELSAVVATLLTFFVFIAFAVFSVPGGVLAARIGKKNLLLIGLGLNIVAMAIPTFIDPGFTLLVICIFLLGVGTTFLQVAGNPIMYDVSEEGKYSRNLALAQGIKGLGSSGSAYLVGLVLILPIFATMGWRGVFPVFLLFMIIAFVSVASLKVNETKSDDPPSISSSLKLLNEPVFALAVLGIFLYVGAEVCMARFLKPSLESFGFSADKAALWGPTVFFGTITFGRLVAGSININARTFFRISAVLGLLGVILIMTGQEYLSIIGIILGGLGFANIWPMLFSITIEEKPERSSELSGLMVMAISGGAIVPLIMGELVDRDLLTLAYIVPAICFAYLLVLSLKGKKKIA